One window from the genome of Podospora pseudocomata strain CBS 415.72m chromosome 6, whole genome shotgun sequence encodes:
- a CDS encoding hypothetical protein (EggNog:ENOG503PXXJ) codes for MQSKALILLLTGLVAAVSGAAAPANEVEIIEESTGPLNARQADITWQATGGCKTDWANRCNAACRGEASQRSYSCTSIKSRIWRQSCVFGWSVCDCTCVR; via the exons aTGCAATCCAAGGCTCTTATTCTGCTCCTGACCGGCCTTGTGGCTGCTGTTTCGGGTGCCGCGGCGCCAGCCAACGAAGTCGAAATCATTGAGGAGTCTACCGGACCTCTGAATGCTAGACAGGCAGACATCACCTGGCAGGCTACTGGAGGCTGCAAGACTGATTG GGCCAACCGTTGCAATGCTGCCTGCCGCGGTGAGGCCTCGCAGCGATCTTACTCCTGCACCAGCATCAAGTCCCGCATCTGGCGTCAAAGCTGCGTCTTTGGCTGGAGCGTGTGTGATTGCACCTGTGTCCGCTAG
- a CDS encoding hypothetical protein (COG:S; EggNog:ENOG503NYN9): MSVDPAPWTAECGTKNSCNMVIARFASAQCEGLADDEGKKALVMFGDLTFTRDDSLPKSITDCWDKGDMIRPFQSKLHKSTLFLCRPRYAIKNLSLVRNETKIIETADLEEPEAQRTLSTIKPLDFLSTLLKSFETNPLELAYRMHGHVIEVGGSNIIVDKVMGTLLPYRHGLHQSQKALELYDGHVLERAAAEFYRQFGAMLGKLLLLEPASISSFWPLSINDDRLVFGYGPHIG, translated from the coding sequence ATGTCTGTGGATCCAGCCCCATGGACCGCTGAATGTGGTACCAAAAACAGCTGCAATATGGTAATCGCAAGATTCGCTTCAGCACAGTGTGAGGGACTGGCGGACGACGAAGGAAAGAAGGCCTTGGTCATGTTTGGCGATCTCACATTTACCAGGGATGATAGCCTTCCAAAAAGCATCACGGACTGCTGGGACAAGGGCGACATGATCCGTCCGTTCCAGTCCAAACTGCACAAGTCAACGCTATTCTTGTGTAGGCCACGTTATGCCATCAAGAACCTCAGTCTGGTGCGAAATGAAACTAAGATTATTGAGACCGCCGACCTGGAGGAACCAGAAGCGCAAAGAACTTTGAGTACGATCAAGCCTCTGGACTTCCTGTCGACTCTTCTAAAGAGCTTTGAGACAAACCCCCTCGAGTTGGCCTACAGAATGCATGGACACGTGATAGAGGTTGGGGGCAGTAACATTATCGTGGACAAGGTGATGGGGACCCTCCTACCATATCGGCATGGTCTCCATCAGAGCCAAAAAGCTCTCGAGTTATACGATGGTCATGTTCTTGAGCGAGCGGCAGCAGAGTTCTATCGGCAATTTGGCGCCATGCTGGGCAAGTTATTACTTCTGGAGCCCGCTTCGATAAGCTCTTTTTGGCCTCTCTCCATCAATGACGACCGTCTGGTATTCGGGTATGGGCCGCACATTGGATGA
- a CDS encoding hypothetical protein (COG:I; EggNog:ENOG503NVH3): MGSIVEKTRDGTIYKAATNAVHPELDLLTFLFDSPHTLAEKTSILHADAADPDNNQITKSQLRTLVKSTASILRNEYGIGANGPNKDVVLAISTGHYLLPSLFYSTIAAGGVFSASNPGSTPKELAAQVSQVGVKVILCNADTEATAVAAAKLTGLDSRNVVVYSSLPGGSLVLTPTSSSTPLTSSGSLSWAKITSRHVLDSSIICLLFSSGTTGPPKACKLSHTNMVAEAALVLSPNRDFYTRLNLPLVYRTVAHLPAAHIAGIQGYFVNPFYLGGTVYWMRGFDFPLFLTYMKKYQVTHFFSVPPVFLLIAKSPMVTDQLATVEQAVSGAAPMGRELQIAAKKKLGGGRLGKGRLVQTWGLSETTGSVTVLNMGSEFEDDESGSVSALVAGIEARIVDDDGRDVEVGKEGEIWVRGPMITKGYWENEEANREGFADGGVGRERWFRTGDVAVYRGGLFYVVDRKKELIKYKGNQVAPAELEALLISHPKILDAAVIGVDDEKEGTEVPRAYVVVGDQKGITGQEIQEWVAKQVSSHKKLRGGVVFLAAVPKSPSGKILRKDLRALAKKQQHGGSKL; encoded by the exons ATGGGTAGCATCGTCGAGAAAACCAGGGATGGGACCATCTACAAGGCTGCCACCAACGCGGTGCACCCTGAGCTTGACCTCTTGACGTTTCTCTTTG ATTCACCACACACCCTGGCCGAGAAAACTTCCATCCTCCACGCCGACGCAGCAGATCCAGACAACAACCAGATAACCAAATCTCAGCTACGCACCCTCGTCAAGTCAACAGCCTCCATCCTCAGAAACGAGTACGGCATCGGTGCCAACGGCCCCAACAAAGATGtcgtcctcgccatctccacgGGAcactacctcctcccctctctgTTCTactccaccatcgccgccggcggcgtcttctccgcctccaaccCCGGCTCAACCCCCAAGGAACTTGCCGCCCAGGTCAGCCAAGTAGGCGTCAAAGTCATCCTCTGCAACGCAGACACCGAAGCCACCGCCGTAGCCGCTGCTAAACTCACCGGTCTTGACTCCCGCAACGTGGTGGTttactcctccctccccggcgGCTCTCTCGTCTTGACCCCAACcagctcttccacccccctcacctcatcTGGCTCCCTCTCCTGGGCTAAAATCACCTCCCGTCATGTCCTCGACAGCTCAATAATTTGcctccttttttcttcaggcaccaccggcccccCAAAAGCGTGTAAACTATCCCACACCAACATGGTCGCCGAGGCAGCACTggtcctctcccccaaccgGGACTTTTACACCCGCTTGAACTTGCCGCTGGTGTACCGAACAGTTGCCCACCTCCCTGCCGCGCATATTGCGGGAATTCAAGGCTATTTTGTCAACCCTTTCTACCTAGGGGGGACGGTGTACTGGATGAGGGGATTTGATTTCCCCTTGTTTTTGACTTACATGAAGAAGTATCAAGTCACGCACTTCTTTTCTGTCCCCCCGGTTTTCTTGCTGATTGCAAAGTCGCCGATGGTGACAGATCAGCTTGCCACGGTGGAGCAGGCTGTTTCTGGGGCGGCgccgatggggagggagctgcAAATcgcggcgaagaagaagttgggagggggcaggttggggaaggggaggttggtgcaGACTTGGGGCTTGTCGGAGACGACGGGGAGTGTTACTGTTTTGAATATGGGGagcgagtttgaggatgacgagagtGGGAGTGTTTCTGCTTTGGTTGCGGGGATAGAGGCGAGGattgtggatgatgatgggcgggatgtggaggtggggaaggagggggagatttGGGTTAGGGGGCCGATGATTACGAAGGGGTATTGGGAGAATGAGGAGGCCAATAGGGAGGGGTTTgcggatgggggggtggggagggagaggtggtttAGGACGGGGGATGTGGCTGTTTATAGGGGAGGTTTGTTTTATGTGGTGGATAGGAAGAAG GAACTCATCAAATACAAGGGCAATCAAGTCGCGCCTGCGGAGCTGGAGGCGCTGCTGATCAGCCACCCCAAGATTTTGGACGCGGCCGTGAttggggtggatgatgagaaggaggggaccGAGGTGCCGAGGGCATATGTGGTTGTGGGGGATCAAAAAGGGATTACGGGGCAGGAGATCCAGGAGTGGGTTGCGAAGCAGGTTTCTAGTCATAAGAagttgaggggaggggttgtgttTTTGGCGGCTGTTCCCAAGAGTCCGTCAGGGAAGATTTTGAGGAAGGATTTGAGAGCGTTGGcgaagaagcagcaacacGGAGGGAGTAAGTTGTAG
- a CDS encoding hypothetical protein (EggNog:ENOG503P835) produces the protein MASPRELSSAEEDKLLDIQLSSAEEDNLLDLPSPEIFSETPTHQSNSPLTIADLNPGTPLLSVQLSAPQTTPLKTNFAITLKITYTGLLLNPDKTTAPTTRPITFRPWTIIGWHQTEPQREGFWLYRHRPINNNNHDNPWEFTEMDDGTICTFAIYDDPDKEVPVSKGNHLTNSFISLRPGETWTWEETLQQEYWSLLPDDAVPTDRFRFCFKGAYVDWWDWGDLEEHKQAGTTVLLPCFEGARSIERETDKKMPVLVVPGAEEGVEFVIVDGSTQEGSGCLTSEISEGMESPVKRI, from the exons ATGGCCAGCCCTCGGGAATTGAGCAGCGCGGAGGAAGACAAGCTCCTAGACATTCAACTAAGCAGTGCAGAAGAAgacaacctcctcgacctccccTCACCTGAAATCTTCTCCGAAACCCCCACGCATCAATCAAACAGCCCACTCACCATCGCAGACCTCAA CCCAggaacccccctcctctccgtccAACTCTccgcaccccaaaccacTCCCCTCAAAACCAACTTCGCCATCACACTAAAAATCACCTacaccggcctcctcctcaacccggACAAAACCACAGCCCCAACCACCCGCCCCATCACCTTCCGCCCCTGGACAATAATAGGCTGGCACCAAACCGAGCCACAGCGCGAAGGGTTCTGGCTCTACCGCCACCGCCcaatcaacaacaacaaccacgatAACCCATGGGAGTTCACCGAAATGGACGATGGCACAATCTGCACCTTTGCCATCTACGACGACCCCGACAAAGAAGTCCCCGTCTCCAAAGGCAACCACTTGACAAACTCCTTCATCAGCCTCCGCCCCGGCGAAACCTGGACCTGGGAGGAGACACTTCAGCAGGAATACTGGAGCTTGCTACCAGATGACGCAGTCCCGACCGACAGATTCAGGTTTTGTTTCAAGGGCGCCTACGTCGACTGGTGGGACTGGGGGGATCTGGAGGAGCACAAGCAGGCTGGGACGACGGTCTTGCTGCCGTGCTTTGAGGGGGCGAGGTCGATTGAAAGGGAGACGGACAAGAAGATGCCTGTTTTGGTTGTTCctggggcggaggagggggttgagtttGTTATCGTCGATGGTTCTACACAGGAGGGTTCTGGGTGTCTGACTTCAGAGATTAGTGAAGGCATGGAAAGCCCCGTCAAGAGAATATGA